One Scomber scombrus chromosome 4, fScoSco1.1, whole genome shotgun sequence genomic region harbors:
- the ddx31 gene encoding probable ATP-dependent RNA helicase DDX31, with translation EAEKETGRSSIKTSSLFKHNPEIPELLRPTVCQLKEKIFTSESFSDLQLHPHLVATLNKVLNVSTLTSVQKQTIPVLMSGSDAVVRSQTGSGKTLCYAVPVVQSLQKIQPKVQRSDGPLAVVIVPTRELAQQTFLTFQKLVKPFTWIVPGVLMGGEKRKAEKARLRKGINILVSTPGRLVDHIKNTLSIAFSAVRWLILDEADRTLDLGFEKDLTVILNSLNSTGPSRQNVLLSATLTQGVTRLADVCLNEPVSIHVSGPASSDLTAAAAVTSDLGPAGQSESFAVPEALKQFVVVVPSKIRLVCLAAFILDKCKFSQENKLIVFVSSCEAVEFLHSLFSSVLCGPSANRGAPLEFLRLHGNMKQEERSEVFQKFSVSRSGVLLCTDVAARGLDLPQVTWIVQYTPPSAAAEYVHRVGRTARIGGKGSGLLFLTPAETAYITELANHNISLSEMKLLEILSSLMMDDTYKGRGKYHSKSSSKALEQETRERATVLQTEFENFVHADSESVQTAKKALQSFLRAYTAYPSQLKHIFHIRSLHLGHTAKSFGLRDAPQGLNQNQKKNQNKSNKQTAGEKKFSPGQRRPNLFRSEFSSGLEEGNAKKKKNKKRKKTVYDSGEEEEE, from the exons gaagcagagaaagaaacaggaagGAGCTCCATTAAGACTTCCTCTCTGTTCAAACACAACCCCGAAATACCTGAGCTGCTCAG ACCGACCGTCTGTCAGCTGAAGGAGAAAATCTTCACCTCCGAATCATTTTCAGACCTGCAGCTGCATCCTCACCtg GTGGCGACACTGAACAAAGTCCTGAATGTTTCCACACTGACCAg cgtTCAGAAACAGACGATTCCCGTTCTCATGTCCGGATCAGACGCTGTCGTCCGATCTCAGACGGGTTCAG ggaaAACTCTGTGTTACGCTGTTCCGGTGGTTCAGAGTCTGCAGAAGATTCAGCCCAAAGTGCAACGCTCAGACGGTCCTCTGGCTGTCGTCATCGTCCCCACCAGAGAG ttGGCTCAGCAGACCTTCCTGACTTTCCAGAAGCTCGTGAAG CCGTTTACCTGGATCGTCCCTGGTGTTCTGatgggaggagagaagaggaaggcaGAGAAGGCCAG GCTCCGTAAAGGCATCAACATCCTGGTTTCCACTCCTGGACGTCTGGTGGATCACATCAAAAACACCCTGAGCATCGCATTCAGTGCCGTCCGCTGGCTCATCCTGGACGAGGCCGAccg gacGTTGGACCTGGGCTTTGAGAAGGATCTAACCGTCATATTAAACAGTCTGAACTCCACCGGACCGAGCAGACAGAACGTCCTGCTGTCTGCTACACTAACACAAG gtgtgacTCGGTTAGCGGACGTGTGTCTCAACGAGCCGGTCAGCATCCACGTGTCCGGTCCCGCCTCCTCTGACCTcaccgccgccgccgccgtgacctctgacctcggCCCAGCCGGCCAATCAGAGAGCTTTGCTGTGCCGGAGGCTCTGAAGCAGTTTGTGGTTGTTGTTCCCAGTAAGATCAGACTGGTCTGTCTGGCTGCTTTCATACTGGACAAGTGCAAG TTCTCTCAGGAGAACAAACTGATCGTGTTCGTTTCGAGCTGCGAGGCCGTTGAGTTCCTccactctctcttctcctccgtCCTCTGCGGGCCGTCGGCCAATCGCGGGGCTCCGCTCGAGTTCCTGCGTCTCCACGGTAACATGAAGCAAGAG GAGCGCTCAGAGGTTTTCCAGAAGTTCTCAGTGTCTCGGTCCGGAGTTCTGCTCTGTACG GACGTAGCAGCCAGAGGTCTGGACCTGCCGCAGGTCACCTGGATCGTCCAG tacactcctccttcagcagcagcagagtacGTTCACCGTGTCGGTCGAACCGCTCGTATCGGAGGAAAAGGAAgcggcctcctcttcctcactcccGCTGAGACCGCCTACATCACGGAGCTGGCCAATCACAACATCAG CCTATCAGAGATGAAGCTGTTGGAAATCCTGTCCAGTCTGATGATGGACGACACCTACAAGGGGCGGGGCAAATACCACAGCAAG AGTTCATCTAAAGCTCTGGAGCAGGAGACCAGAGAGAGAGCGACCGTCCTGCAGACTGAGTTTGAGAACTTTGTTCATGCTGATTCTGAGTCAGTGCAGACGGCAAAGAAAG CTCTGCAGTCCTTCCTCAGAGCGTACACTGCGTACCCCTCTCAGCTCAAACACATCTTCCACATCCGTTCCCTCCACCTGGGTCACACCGCTAAGAGCTTCGGCCTCAGAGACGCTCCGCAGGGtctgaaccagaaccagaagAAGAACCAGAACAAGTCAAACAAGCAGACGGCCGGAGAGAAGAA gttCTCTCCTGGTCAGAGGAGGCCCAACCTGTTCCGCTCTGAGTTCTCCAGCGGGTTGGAGGAAGGAAACgccaagaaaaagaagaataagaagagaaagaagacagtTTATGATTCaggcgaggaagaggaggagtag